TGACTCTCGCCAACGGATAGGATGATCTGTTGGCGGGTGCGACAGTGTGTTCGGAGCCCGTCTAGGCTGTATTCGGGTCGAGACCGCCAGAGCGATCGAGACCGGAAAGCAGGTGACCGCGCAAGTGACGATCACAGGAGGCGCCGTGAGCGACGTCCGGAACAATGCGGCAGGGGAGACCCCCCAGACCGCGACCCTGAGCTTCGGCAGCACGACCGCCGAACTGCCCGTCCATGGTGCAGTGCAGGGCAACTCGAGCATCGACGTGTCGACGCTGACCCGTCAGACCGGGCTCACCGCGCTCGACTACGGGTTCGTCAACACCGCGTCGACGCGGTCCGCGATCACGTACATCGACGGCGAGCAGGGCATCCTGCGCTACCGCGGGTACCCGATCGAAGAACTCGCGGCGAACTCGACGTTCCTCGAGGTCGCGTGGCTGCTCATCTACGGTGAGCTGCCGACCGCCGACCAGCTGGGCGAGTTCGACGAGAAGATCCGCCACCACACGCTGCTGCACGAAGACCTGAAGCGCTTCTTCTCGTCGCTGCCGCACACGGCGCACCCCATGTCGGTGCTCTCGAGCGCGGTGTCGGCCCTCTCGACGTACTACGAGGACTCGACCGACCCGAACGACCCCGAGCAGGTCGAGCTCACCATGGTGCGCCTGCTCGCGAAGCTGCCGGTCATCGCGGCCTATGCGCACAAGAAGTCGATCGGTCAGGCGTTCCTGTACCCCGACAACTCGCTGTCGTTCGTCGACAACTTCCTGAAGCTCAACTTCGGCAACATGGCGGAGCCGTTCCAGGTCGACCCGGTGCTCTCCACCGCGCTCGACCGGCTGCTCATCCTGCATGAAGACCACGAGCAGAACGCTTCGACCTCGACCGTGCGGCTCGTCGGTTCGACCGGTGCGAACCTCTACGCCTCGATCTCGGCGGGCATCCAGGCGCTCTCGGGCCCGCTCCACGGCGGCGCCAATGAGGCCGTGCTGCAGATGCTCGGTCGCATCCGCGACTCCGGCGAAGGCGTCGAGAAGTTCGTCGAGCGCGTGAAGAACAAGGAAGACGGCGTGAAGCTCATGGGCTTCGGGCACCGCGTCTACAAGAACTACGACCCGCGGGCGACGATCGTCAAGCAGTCGGCCGACGAGGTGCTCGCCGGGCTCGGCGTCGCCGACCCGCTGCTCGACATCGCCAAGGAGCTCGAGCAGTTCGCCCTGCAGGACGACTACTTCAAGGAGCGTCGTCTCTACCCGAACGTCGACTTCTACACCGGCGTCATCTACAAGGCGATGGGCTTCCCGACGCGCATGTTCACCGTGCTCTTCGCGATCGGCCGCCTGCCCGGATGGATGGCCCACTGGCGCGAGATGAACCTCGACCCGCAGACGAAGATCGGGCGCCCGCAGCAGCTCTACATCGGCGAGACCGAGCGGCACTACCCCTCGGTCTGAGCCGCAGCACACGACCGAACGCCGGTCCCGCCCTCGGGCGGGGCCGGCGTTTCGCGTCTCGGGTGGGTCAGCTCGCGGGGGTCAGCGTGAGCGTGTCCTGCGCGTCGGCCTCGACGGCCTCGCGGGTGAACGCCCAGTCGCGCAGCTCGCCGTGCTGCCAGAGTGGCGCCTGGTCGGCGTAGTTCTCGTGGAAGGCGTGGCCAGACGCGCCCGTGAGGTTGATCCAGCGCGACGCGTCGCGGTCGGCCAGGTCGACCACCATGCGCATCGACGGCACCCAGTCGACGCCGTACCCGACGCTCGCGTCCCAGCCGATCGCGTTCACGACCGCCGAGCCGCCGCCGAGCTCGAAGGGCCCCCGGTTGAAGAGCCATTCGATCGGGGCGATGCCAGACTCGCCGAAGCTCTGGTTCGTGAGCGTCAGCGTGTGCAGGCGGCCCCAGCGCCAGGAGTCGGGGTTCGACCCCATGCGACTCGTCGACTCGGCCCAGGCGGCGCCGAGTGCATGCGCGATCATCGCGTCGCGGCCGGCGACGCCGAGCTCGTCGTTCGTCCACCACGAGGACTCGGGTTCGCCGAGCAGGGTGCCGACGACGTTGAACCAGCGGTCGCCGCCCTGCGGCTGCGCCGACTCGGGCAGTCCGGAGAACATATCGTCGAGCAGGGTGCGCCAGAACACGGCGAAGTAGGCGGCCTGCGCGCTCTCGACGTCGGCGCTGCCGTCCCAGCCGCGGAGGAGGTCGGCCCCGCGTCCGGCGTCGCCGATGAGATCGAGCGACGCGATGACCGGGAGGAAGGCGTCGGCGTTCGCGTCGCCGGTGTCGAGTTGGATCTCGGCGAGCGAATCGACCGTGAACGGCTCGCCGGTGTCGATGCGTTCGCGGATCAGGCGCTCGATGCCGGCGGCGCGATAGCCGTAGTCCCAGTCCTTCGTGAGCATCGGGCCGTCGGGTCCGGCGGCGGCGTTGTTGGCCGTGACGAGGTATCCGGCGGCAGGGTTCAGCACCGAGGGCAGCTCGTCGAAGGGGATCGTGCCCGACCAGCCGTTGTCGCTCGTCCATCCGGGCATGGGCACGGTACCGTCGCCGCTCTTGCGCACGGGGATGCGGCCCGGTGCCTGGTAGCCGATGTTGCCCGCGGTATCGGCGTAGATGAGGTTCTGCGCGGGAACGTCGAAGAGCGCCGCAGCGGCGCGGAAGCCCTCCCAGTCCTGCGCCCGGTCGAGGGCGAAGATCGCCCCGGCCGTCGTGCCGGGCGTCAGGGCGGTCCACTGCAGCGACACCGCGTACTCGCCTCCGGGCTGGCCGGAGGCGGCGGGGTACTCGGCCGCGACGTCCGCGAAGTCGTCGCCGATGTCGGTCACGATCGGACCGCGAGCCGTCGATCGCACGGTGATCGTGACGGGATCGCCACCGGCGACCTCGATCGTCTCCTCGCGGAGCGTCAGGGGCATGAGCGTGCCGTCGAGCTCGTAGGAGTCGCCGTCGATGCGCTCGAGGTACAGATCGGCCACGTCGGGCCCGAGATTGGTGAAGCCCCATGCGACGGCGGCGTTCTGCCCGATGACGATGCCGGGCAGGCCCGAGAACGAGTAGCCGGCGACGTCGAAGCCGCAGGTCTCGGTGATCTCGACGCAGTGCAGGCCCATCTGGGTCCAGATGGAGGGCATCGCCGGGCCGAGGTGCGGGTCGTTCGCGAGCAGCGGCAGTCCCGACTCGGTCAGCGCACCGCCCACCACCCAGGAGTTCGAGCCGATGTCGCCGCCCTCGGGGCCGAGTAGTTCGGGCACGCCGTCGATCGCCGCCCGCAGCGTGGCGAGGGCGGCGACGTAGTCGGGCGCGGATGCCGCGGCGGCATCCGTCTCGATCGTGTCGGCTTCACCCGGAAGCGGGACCGTCGACAGCGCCGCGGTGGCCGCCGCGGGCTGTCCGCCCACGATCGTGGGCATGGTCTCCCAGGGGAAGTCGGGGTGGAGGCGCGCGACCTCTTCGGGCGGAAGCACGGTCGAGAGCATGGCGC
The sequence above is a segment of the Agromyces hippuratus genome. Coding sequences within it:
- a CDS encoding citrate synthase; the encoded protein is MSDVRNNAAGETPQTATLSFGSTTAELPVHGAVQGNSSIDVSTLTRQTGLTALDYGFVNTASTRSAITYIDGEQGILRYRGYPIEELAANSTFLEVAWLLIYGELPTADQLGEFDEKIRHHTLLHEDLKRFFSSLPHTAHPMSVLSSAVSALSTYYEDSTDPNDPEQVELTMVRLLAKLPVIAAYAHKKSIGQAFLYPDNSLSFVDNFLKLNFGNMAEPFQVDPVLSTALDRLLILHEDHEQNASTSTVRLVGSTGANLYASISAGIQALSGPLHGGANEAVLQMLGRIRDSGEGVEKFVERVKNKEDGVKLMGFGHRVYKNYDPRATIVKQSADEVLAGLGVADPLLDIAKELEQFALQDDYFKERRLYPNVDFYTGVIYKAMGFPTRMFTVLFAIGRLPGWMAHWREMNLDPQTKIGRPQQLYIGETERHYPSV
- a CDS encoding penicillin acylase family protein, which translates into the protein MRFVIGLLITVLVLAVVAAGIGWWTAQRSFPTTNGAIDVPGLGAEVTVIRDDAGIPQLYAETDHDLFFAQGYVHAQDRFWEMDFRRHVTAGRLAEMFGESQIGTDTFIRTLDWRGIAQQEYDALGEVSKAYYDAYAEGVNAYLDQRGGADLSLEYAVLGLQNPGYSPEPWSGVDSIAWLKAMAWDLRSNLGDEIDRAMLSTVLPPEEVARLHPDFPWETMPTIVGGQPAAATAALSTVPLPGEADTIETDAAAASAPDYVAALATLRAAIDGVPELLGPEGGDIGSNSWVVGGALTESGLPLLANDPHLGPAMPSIWTQMGLHCVEITETCGFDVAGYSFSGLPGIVIGQNAAVAWGFTNLGPDVADLYLERIDGDSYELDGTLMPLTLREETIEVAGGDPVTITVRSTARGPIVTDIGDDFADVAAEYPAASGQPGGEYAVSLQWTALTPGTTAGAIFALDRAQDWEGFRAAAALFDVPAQNLIYADTAGNIGYQAPGRIPVRKSGDGTVPMPGWTSDNGWSGTIPFDELPSVLNPAAGYLVTANNAAAGPDGPMLTKDWDYGYRAAGIERLIRERIDTGEPFTVDSLAEIQLDTGDANADAFLPVIASLDLIGDAGRGADLLRGWDGSADVESAQAAYFAVFWRTLLDDMFSGLPESAQPQGGDRWFNVVGTLLGEPESSWWTNDELGVAGRDAMIAHALGAAWAESTSRMGSNPDSWRWGRLHTLTLTNQSFGESGIAPIEWLFNRGPFELGGGSAVVNAIGWDASVGYGVDWVPSMRMVVDLADRDASRWINLTGASGHAFHENYADQAPLWQHGELRDWAFTREAVEADAQDTLTLTPAS